A section of the Kribbella sp. HUAS MG21 genome encodes:
- a CDS encoding bifunctional 5,10-methylenetetrahydrofolate dehydrogenase/5,10-methenyltetrahydrofolate cyclohydrolase encodes MTAELMIGTDLAAEMVAKAAERAKALQEQYGVQPCLATVLVGDDPASATYVRMKQNRSKKAGIASRSVVLPAETTTAELVAEITKLSADPAVHGILLQHPVPAQIDERAAFEAIDPAKDVDGVTMRSFAAMAFGGPGFRSATPGGIMRLLAAYDVPLEGAHAVVIGRSPILGKPAGMLLLASNATVTYTHSRTRDLPELVRAADIVIAAVGKPDFVRGDWLKPGAVVVDAGYNEGNVGDVHFAEAAAVARLITPVPGGVGPMTIALLLEQTVDAAETAVHSLTTLP; translated from the coding sequence ATGACCGCTGAATTGATGATCGGGACCGACCTCGCCGCCGAGATGGTGGCGAAGGCGGCCGAGCGCGCCAAGGCCCTGCAGGAGCAGTACGGCGTGCAGCCGTGCCTGGCGACCGTGCTGGTGGGTGACGACCCGGCGTCGGCCACGTACGTGCGGATGAAGCAGAACCGGTCGAAGAAGGCCGGGATCGCGTCGCGCAGCGTCGTACTCCCGGCCGAGACGACCACCGCGGAGCTCGTCGCGGAGATCACCAAGCTGTCCGCCGACCCGGCGGTGCACGGGATCCTGCTGCAGCACCCGGTGCCGGCGCAGATCGACGAGCGGGCCGCCTTCGAGGCGATCGACCCGGCGAAGGACGTCGACGGCGTGACGATGCGCTCGTTCGCCGCGATGGCCTTCGGGGGCCCGGGTTTCCGGTCCGCAACGCCCGGCGGCATCATGCGGCTGCTCGCGGCGTACGACGTACCGCTCGAAGGCGCGCACGCGGTCGTGATCGGCCGCAGCCCGATCCTCGGCAAGCCGGCCGGCATGTTGCTGCTGGCATCGAACGCCACCGTCACCTACACGCACTCCCGGACCCGGGACCTGCCCGAGCTGGTCCGGGCCGCGGACATCGTGATCGCCGCCGTCGGCAAGCCGGACTTCGTCCGCGGCGACTGGCTGAAGCCGGGCGCCGTCGTGGTCGATGCCGGGTACAACGAGGGCAACGTCGGCGACGTGCACTTCGCCGAGGCGGCCGCGGTCGCGCGGCTGATCACGCCGGTTCCGGGCGGCGTCGGGCCGATGACGATCGCGCTGCTCCTGGAGCAGACGGTCGACGCCGCTGAGACGGCTGTCCATTCTTTGACTACGCTGCCCTAG
- the prcA gene encoding proteasome subunit alpha, giving the protein MSVPFYVSPEQLMRDRADFARKGIAKGRSAIALQYADGILFVAENRSPALHKVAEIYDRMAFAAVGRYNEFENLRIAGVRLADMRGYSYDRRDVTGRALANAYAQTLGAIFSSGGEKPLEVEILVAEIGSSPAEDQIYRLTYDGSIADVRGYAVMGGPAEQVADYVGEHYSDGISLAGALRLAVDALGHDGTEVRQLTPDQLEVAVLDRTRTQVRKFKRISEETLERILSDSRPADAESGAESGAGAGDGVADAAAPEGTPAQDASTTSADDAPVAPPDDDVPVAPPENPDDDRPL; this is encoded by the coding sequence ATGAGCGTTCCCTTCTACGTCTCGCCCGAGCAGCTGATGCGGGACCGGGCGGACTTCGCCCGGAAAGGCATCGCCAAGGGCCGCAGCGCGATCGCGCTGCAGTATGCCGACGGCATCCTGTTCGTCGCGGAGAACCGCTCGCCCGCGCTGCACAAGGTGGCCGAGATCTACGACCGGATGGCGTTTGCCGCCGTCGGCCGGTACAACGAGTTCGAGAACCTGCGGATCGCCGGCGTCCGGCTCGCCGACATGCGCGGGTACTCCTACGACCGGCGCGACGTCACCGGCCGGGCGCTGGCCAACGCGTACGCGCAGACCCTCGGCGCGATCTTCTCCTCCGGCGGCGAGAAGCCGCTCGAGGTCGAGATCCTGGTCGCCGAGATCGGCTCCAGCCCGGCCGAGGACCAGATCTACCGGCTCACCTACGACGGCTCGATCGCGGACGTCCGCGGGTACGCCGTGATGGGCGGCCCGGCCGAGCAGGTCGCGGACTACGTCGGCGAGCACTACTCCGACGGCATCTCGCTGGCCGGCGCGCTCCGGCTCGCGGTCGACGCGCTCGGCCACGACGGCACCGAGGTCCGGCAGCTGACCCCGGACCAGCTCGAGGTCGCGGTGCTGGACCGGACCAGGACCCAGGTGCGCAAGTTCAAGCGGATCTCCGAGGAGACGCTGGAGCGCATCCTGTCCGATTCCCGGCCCGCGGATGCCGAGTCGGGCGCCGAGTCGGGCGCGGGTGCCGGCGACGGTGTCGCGGACGCGGCGGCTCCGGAGGGTACGCCGGCCCAGGACGCGTCGACGACGTCCGCCGACGACGCACCGGTCGCCCCGCCGGACGACGACGTACCGGTCGCCCCGCCGGAGAATCCCGACGACGACCGCCCGCTGTGA
- the aroH gene encoding chorismate mutase, giving the protein MAVRAIRGATQLDVDEREHLLERSAELVKAVLEANDLENEDLISILFTVTSDLRSEFPAVAGRQIGLTDVPLMCMQEIPVPHALPRVVRLMVHTETPRARDKIQHVYLHGAVALRPDLTGAQ; this is encoded by the coding sequence GTGGCGGTACGGGCGATCCGGGGTGCCACCCAGCTGGACGTGGACGAGCGCGAGCACCTGCTCGAGCGGTCCGCGGAGCTGGTGAAGGCGGTCCTGGAGGCGAACGATCTGGAGAACGAGGATCTGATCAGCATCCTGTTCACCGTCACGTCGGACCTGCGCTCGGAGTTTCCCGCGGTCGCGGGCCGGCAGATCGGGCTGACCGACGTACCGCTGATGTGCATGCAGGAGATCCCGGTGCCGCACGCGCTGCCGCGGGTGGTCCGGCTGATGGTGCACACCGAGACGCCGCGCGCCCGCGACAAGATCCAGCACGTCTACCTGCACGGCGCCGTCGCGCTCCGTCCGGACCTGACCGGCGCCCAGTGA
- a CDS encoding nitroreductase family deazaflavin-dependent oxidoreductase — MSDWNQKIIDEFRANDGKVGGQFEGAPMVLLHHYGRRSGTEYVAPLMYLADDADPGVVYLIASNGGAPADPEWYRNLVAAGKATVEIGTETYLALVTELTGAERDRIYAEQARRYPGFADYERRTAGIRTIPVLALRRA; from the coding sequence ATGAGCGACTGGAACCAGAAGATCATCGACGAGTTCCGGGCGAACGACGGCAAGGTCGGAGGGCAGTTCGAGGGTGCTCCGATGGTCCTGCTGCACCACTACGGCCGCCGGAGCGGCACGGAGTACGTCGCCCCGCTGATGTACCTCGCGGACGACGCGGATCCCGGTGTCGTCTACCTGATCGCGAGCAACGGCGGCGCCCCGGCCGATCCCGAGTGGTACCGCAACCTCGTCGCCGCCGGCAAAGCCACGGTGGAGATCGGCACCGAGACGTACCTGGCGCTCGTCACCGAGCTGACCGGCGCTGAGCGCGATCGGATCTACGCCGAGCAGGCCCGCCGCTACCCGGGCTTCGCCGACTACGAGCGCCGTACCGCCGGCATCCGCACCATCCCGGTCCTGGCTCTCCGGCGCGCGTAA
- the dop gene encoding depupylase/deamidase Dop: MSVRRIMGTETEFGISVPGQPGANPMLTSSQVVNGYAQTQPLARKTRWDFDEEHPLRDARGFDLSREVADSSQLTDEETGLANVILTNGARLYVDHAHPEYSAPETTNPRDAVVWDKAGELVIMEGARQARLIPGAPQLNLYKNNVDNKGASYGSHENYLMRRSTPFASIVRHLTPFFVSRQVVTGAGRVGIGQDGATHGFQLSQRADYFEVEVGLETTLKRPIINTRDEPHANPDRYRRLHVIIGDANLSEISTYLKVGTTSLVLAMIEDGWLTDDLGVDRPVTALHEVSHDPTCTHLLTLKDGRKITAIQLQAEYLEQARKYVEDKYGDDADRQTKDVLHRWEQVLDQLATDPMKLADQLDWVAKYKLLQSYRDRDGLEWDDPKLHLVDLQYADLRPDKGLYYKLVKSGRMQRLVTDEEIRMAVAHPPTDTRAYFRGRCMQQYAPQVAAASWDSVIFDLPGKESLQRIPTLDPLRGTKAHVGALLDQCDTASDLVRTITGGAAG; this comes from the coding sequence ATGAGTGTTCGGCGGATCATGGGTACCGAGACCGAGTTCGGGATCTCGGTGCCGGGCCAGCCCGGGGCGAACCCGATGCTGACCTCGAGCCAGGTGGTGAACGGCTACGCCCAGACGCAGCCGCTCGCGCGCAAGACCCGGTGGGACTTCGACGAGGAGCACCCGCTGCGGGACGCGCGCGGCTTCGACCTGAGCCGGGAGGTGGCGGACTCGAGCCAGCTCACCGACGAGGAGACCGGCCTGGCGAACGTGATCCTCACCAACGGCGCCCGGCTGTACGTCGACCACGCGCACCCGGAGTACTCCGCGCCCGAGACGACCAACCCGCGGGACGCGGTGGTCTGGGACAAGGCCGGCGAGCTGGTGATCATGGAGGGCGCGCGGCAGGCCCGGCTGATCCCCGGTGCCCCGCAGCTGAACCTCTACAAGAACAACGTCGACAACAAGGGCGCGTCGTACGGCTCGCACGAGAACTACCTGATGCGCCGCTCCACGCCGTTCGCGTCGATCGTGCGGCACCTGACGCCGTTCTTCGTGAGCCGTCAGGTGGTGACCGGCGCGGGCCGCGTGGGGATCGGCCAGGACGGCGCCACGCACGGCTTCCAGCTCAGCCAGCGCGCCGACTACTTCGAGGTCGAGGTCGGCCTCGAGACGACGCTGAAACGGCCGATCATCAACACCCGCGACGAGCCGCACGCGAACCCGGACCGCTACCGCCGGCTGCACGTGATCATCGGCGACGCCAACCTGTCCGAGATCTCGACGTACCTCAAGGTCGGTACCACCTCGCTGGTGCTGGCGATGATCGAGGACGGCTGGCTGACCGACGACCTCGGCGTCGACCGCCCGGTGACCGCGCTGCACGAGGTCAGCCACGACCCGACCTGCACGCACCTGCTGACCCTCAAGGACGGCCGCAAGATCACCGCCATCCAGCTGCAGGCGGAGTACCTGGAGCAGGCCCGCAAGTACGTCGAGGACAAGTACGGCGACGACGCCGACCGGCAGACCAAGGACGTGCTGCACCGCTGGGAGCAGGTGCTCGACCAGCTCGCCACCGACCCGATGAAGCTCGCCGACCAGCTCGACTGGGTCGCGAAGTACAAGCTGCTGCAGTCCTACCGCGACCGCGACGGCCTGGAGTGGGACGACCCGAAGCTGCACCTGGTCGACCTGCAGTACGCCGACCTGCGCCCGGACAAGGGGCTCTATTACAAGTTGGTGAAATCCGGCCGGATGCAGCGGCTCGTCACCGACGAGGAGATCCGGATGGCGGTCGCGCACCCGCCGACCGACACCCGGGCGTACTTCCGCGGCCGCTGCATGCAGCAGTACGCGCCGCAGGTCGCGGCCGCCTCCTGGGACTCGGTGATCTTCGACCTGCCGGGCAAGGAGTCGCTCCAGCGCATCCCGACACTCGACCCGCTGCGCGGCACGAAGGCCCATGTCGGGGCACTTCTCGACCAATGCGACACCGCCAGTGACCTGGTTCGCACCATTACTGGGGGTGCCGCCGGGTAG
- a CDS encoding phosphotransferase, translating to MTILEGWDSHAWIEGQWIHRAPRRPEVRPRLLAETTLLPWLAPQLPLPVPVPELTADGVRHLLLPGEPFTDGDERVGRELGAFLKALHAVDVQEAVLRGALDAETATAEKAAVLREFREQVVPLLPAEVRTSAHELLDRVANVRTALVHCDFGPDHILMTDGRITGIIDWTDAVIGDPALDLCWPLNGAPEAVAAGLLELYQPAPELVERSRDWARLSPWYGVHRGLLLDLPDDVENGLPTIVASL from the coding sequence ATGACGATCCTCGAGGGCTGGGACAGCCACGCCTGGATCGAGGGCCAGTGGATCCATCGCGCTCCACGACGCCCGGAGGTGCGGCCGCGGCTCCTCGCGGAGACCACGCTGCTCCCCTGGCTCGCGCCGCAGCTGCCGCTGCCGGTGCCAGTGCCCGAGCTGACCGCGGACGGCGTACGGCATCTGCTGCTTCCCGGTGAGCCCTTCACGGACGGCGATGAGCGCGTCGGGCGCGAGCTGGGAGCCTTCCTGAAGGCCCTGCACGCCGTTGACGTGCAGGAAGCCGTGCTGCGCGGCGCGCTGGACGCAGAGACCGCCACAGCGGAGAAGGCGGCGGTTCTGCGGGAGTTCCGGGAGCAGGTCGTGCCGTTGCTGCCGGCGGAGGTCCGGACCAGTGCGCACGAGCTGCTCGACCGCGTCGCAAATGTCCGGACCGCGTTGGTGCACTGCGACTTCGGGCCGGACCACATCCTGATGACCGACGGCCGGATCACGGGCATCATCGACTGGACCGACGCCGTCATCGGCGACCCCGCCCTCGACCTGTGCTGGCCCCTCAACGGTGCGCCGGAGGCGGTGGCCGCAGGTCTACTCGAGCTCTACCAACCAGCGCCTGAGCTGGTCGAACGCTCGCGGGACTGGGCCCGCCTCTCCCCCTGGTACGGCGTCCACCGCGGCCTCCTCCTCGACCTGCCCGACGACGTCGAGAACGGGCTCCCGACGATCGTCGCCTCGCTCTGA
- a CDS encoding prephenate dehydrogenase has product MSELRGPVRIVGTGLIGTSIGLALARLGVVVELVDGNPDNALMAERIGAGSRLVQIEPQLVVVAVPPDHVGAVVAEQLEQTERSGAIVTDAASVKSKPLADAGRLTGDLSRYVGSHPMAGSERNGPLAARADLFDGATWAITPHAASDLQAVDLVRRLAEACGARTVELSVEDHDLGVARVSHLPHLMSALAAGTLADAPSSHLELSGQGVRDVTRIAAGDPKLWTQIVSANSAALTGLLEQIRGDLDRLLVALGKEEAADELTAILGQGVSGAVRVPGKHGTPHIDLVTVLVTIPDRPGQLAKLFADAAASGANVEDLRIDHSPGRPVGEVELSVKPTSVDQLVDVLTDRGWVVHR; this is encoded by the coding sequence GTGAGTGAGTTGCGTGGTCCGGTCCGGATCGTCGGGACCGGGCTGATCGGGACGTCGATCGGTCTCGCGCTCGCGCGGCTGGGTGTCGTCGTGGAGCTCGTCGACGGCAACCCGGACAACGCGCTGATGGCCGAGCGGATCGGCGCGGGCTCGCGGCTGGTCCAGATCGAGCCGCAGCTGGTCGTGGTCGCCGTACCGCCGGACCACGTCGGCGCGGTGGTCGCCGAGCAGCTCGAGCAGACCGAGCGTTCCGGGGCGATCGTCACCGATGCGGCGAGCGTGAAGTCGAAGCCGCTGGCGGACGCCGGCCGGCTGACGGGTGATCTCAGCCGGTACGTCGGCAGTCACCCGATGGCCGGCTCCGAGCGGAACGGCCCGCTGGCCGCCCGCGCCGACCTGTTCGACGGCGCGACCTGGGCAATCACCCCGCACGCCGCGAGCGACTTGCAGGCCGTCGACCTGGTGCGGCGGCTCGCGGAGGCGTGTGGCGCCCGGACCGTCGAGCTGTCGGTCGAGGACCACGACCTCGGCGTCGCCCGCGTCTCGCACCTCCCGCACCTGATGTCCGCGCTCGCCGCGGGGACGCTCGCGGACGCGCCGTCGTCGCATCTCGAACTGTCCGGCCAGGGCGTCCGCGACGTCACCCGGATCGCGGCCGGCGACCCGAAGCTGTGGACCCAGATCGTGTCCGCGAACTCGGCCGCGCTGACCGGCCTGCTGGAGCAGATCCGCGGCGACCTCGACCGGCTGCTCGTTGCCCTCGGCAAGGAAGAGGCGGCCGACGAGTTGACCGCGATCCTCGGGCAGGGCGTGTCCGGCGCCGTCCGGGTGCCGGGCAAGCACGGTACGCCGCACATCGACCTGGTCACCGTCCTGGTGACGATCCCGGACCGCCCCGGCCAGCTGGCCAAACTGTTCGCCGACGCGGCCGCCTCCGGCGCCAACGTCGAGGACCTCCGCATCGACCACAGCCCCGGCCGCCCGGTCGGTGAGGTCGAGCTGTCGGTCAAGCCCACCTCCGTCGACCAGTTGGTCGACGTACTGACCGACCGAGGGTGGGTAGTCCACCGCTGA
- the cmk gene encoding (d)CMP kinase: MIIAVDGPSGSGKSSTARGVATRLGLRYLDTGATYRAVTWSAVERGLDLDDTAAVAQRARDLVLEISTEPGNQFVIADGTDITAAIREPRISEVVSKIATNLEVRHELARRQREIIDAAQPGGGIVVEGRDIATVVAPDAELKVHLTADQDARMSRRGAELETGSVTAEQLRDQIVRRDADDSTVSQFMVASDGAVTVDSTHLSLEEVIDVISRLAKEAEAVPRGRNDG, translated from the coding sequence ATGATCATCGCTGTGGACGGGCCGAGCGGCTCCGGTAAGTCGAGCACCGCCCGCGGAGTGGCCACCCGGCTCGGACTGCGGTACCTGGACACCGGTGCGACGTACCGCGCGGTGACCTGGTCGGCGGTCGAGCGCGGGCTGGACCTGGACGACACGGCGGCGGTCGCGCAGCGGGCGCGGGACCTCGTGCTGGAGATCAGCACCGAGCCCGGCAACCAGTTCGTGATCGCCGACGGCACCGACATCACCGCCGCGATCCGGGAGCCGCGGATCAGCGAGGTGGTCTCGAAGATCGCGACCAACCTGGAGGTCCGCCACGAGCTCGCCCGGCGGCAGCGGGAGATCATCGACGCCGCGCAGCCCGGCGGCGGGATCGTGGTCGAGGGCCGCGACATCGCCACCGTGGTCGCGCCGGACGCCGAGCTGAAGGTGCACCTGACCGCCGACCAGGACGCGCGGATGTCGCGCCGCGGCGCCGAGCTGGAGACCGGTTCGGTGACCGCCGAGCAGCTCCGCGACCAGATCGTCCGCCGGGACGCGGACGACTCCACGGTCTCGCAGTTCATGGTCGCCTCCGACGGCGCCGTCACCGTCGACTCCACGCATCTGTCGCTGGAGGAGGTCATCGACGTGATCAGCCGACTCGCGAAGGAGGCGGAAGCAGTTCCCCGGGGCAGGAATGACGGCTGA
- a CDS encoding NUDIX domain-containing protein, with protein MDELVAILDDDNQVTGAAPRSVMRRDNLRHSATGVVVRNPAGEIYVHRRTPTKDLYPSRYDFAAGGVVAAGEDPFHAVVRELEEELGISGVELTRLPEGDYADDQTRYHAYLYTCVWDGPVKHQPEEVEWGAWISPAELAAKLDGGEWSFMPDTAALLGPYVRSLV; from the coding sequence GTGGACGAATTGGTGGCGATCCTCGACGACGACAACCAGGTCACCGGCGCAGCGCCGCGGTCCGTCATGCGTCGCGACAACCTGCGGCACTCGGCGACCGGCGTCGTCGTCCGGAATCCGGCCGGCGAGATCTACGTGCACCGCCGGACGCCGACCAAGGACCTGTACCCGAGCCGGTACGACTTCGCGGCCGGCGGCGTCGTGGCGGCCGGCGAGGACCCGTTCCACGCCGTCGTCCGGGAGCTGGAGGAGGAGCTCGGGATCTCCGGCGTGGAGCTGACCCGGCTGCCGGAGGGCGACTACGCGGACGACCAGACCCGCTACCACGCTTACCTGTACACCTGCGTGTGGGACGGCCCGGTGAAGCACCAGCCGGAGGAGGTCGAGTGGGGCGCGTGGATCTCGCCCGCCGAGCTCGCCGCCAAGCTCGACGGCGGCGAATGGTCGTTCATGCCTGACACCGCCGCGCTGCTCGGCCCGTACGTCCGGAGCCTGGTATGA
- a CDS encoding polysaccharide lyase family 7 protein, with protein MKRAGITIATAAVLAAALAVGAVLAGAAPSTAGAAPSTSAVSGEITPAAGAVRASTSDDNQPGNVVDDSLETRWSGKGDGAWLELDLGAATTVSAVKLAVYNGDERRNDFELRVSSGSGWKTVYDGTSSGSTTGLQTFDIADVTTTKIRYVGHGYLPEDDDDDRGVWNSLTEVQVWGSAPTNPPTNPPTKPPTNPPGGDVPAKVLDLTNWKVTLPTGGDEKPTEIKQPALATYTNDPLFKVVGNGVQFRAPVNGVTTSGSSYPRSELREMTANGTKNAAWSSTSGTHTLVVKEAFMKLPAGKPHVVGAQIHGGDDDVTVFRLEGSKLYVTDGDNPHHKLVTGNYVLGTPFEAKFVVSGGKVRAYYNGVLQTTLSKSLSGAYFKAGAYTQANCEKSSPCSASNYGEVQIYDLKVQHS; from the coding sequence ATGAAGAGAGCCGGAATCACGATCGCGACGGCGGCGGTGCTCGCGGCGGCTTTGGCCGTCGGCGCAGTCCTGGCCGGCGCCGCGCCGAGCACGGCGGGCGCCGCGCCGAGCACCTCGGCGGTGAGCGGGGAGATCACCCCGGCGGCCGGCGCCGTCCGGGCGAGCACGAGCGACGACAACCAGCCCGGCAACGTGGTGGACGACAGTTTGGAGACGCGGTGGTCGGGCAAGGGCGACGGGGCGTGGCTGGAGCTGGACCTGGGCGCGGCGACCACGGTGTCCGCGGTCAAGCTGGCGGTCTACAACGGCGACGAGCGGCGCAACGACTTCGAGCTGCGGGTGTCGAGTGGTAGCGGCTGGAAGACGGTGTACGACGGCACCAGCAGCGGCTCCACGACCGGGCTGCAGACGTTCGACATCGCCGACGTCACCACGACGAAGATCCGGTACGTCGGCCACGGGTACCTCCCGGAGGACGATGACGACGACCGCGGCGTGTGGAACAGCCTGACCGAGGTCCAGGTGTGGGGCTCGGCGCCCACCAATCCGCCGACGAACCCGCCCACGAAGCCGCCGACGAATCCGCCCGGTGGTGACGTGCCGGCGAAGGTGCTGGACCTGACCAACTGGAAGGTGACGCTGCCGACCGGCGGCGACGAGAAGCCGACGGAGATCAAGCAGCCGGCGCTGGCGACGTACACCAACGACCCGTTGTTCAAGGTCGTCGGCAACGGCGTGCAGTTCCGGGCCCCGGTCAACGGCGTGACGACGAGCGGATCGAGCTACCCGCGGTCGGAGCTGCGGGAGATGACCGCCAACGGCACCAAGAACGCCGCCTGGTCGTCCACGTCGGGCACCCACACGCTGGTCGTGAAGGAGGCCTTCATGAAGCTGCCGGCCGGCAAGCCGCACGTGGTCGGCGCGCAGATCCACGGTGGCGACGACGACGTGACGGTGTTCCGGCTGGAGGGCTCCAAGCTGTACGTCACCGACGGCGACAACCCGCACCACAAGCTGGTGACCGGCAACTATGTGCTCGGTACGCCGTTCGAGGCGAAGTTCGTGGTGTCCGGCGGCAAGGTGCGCGCGTACTACAACGGCGTACTGCAGACGACGCTGTCGAAGTCGCTGTCGGGCGCGTACTTCAAGGCCGGCGCCTACACGCAGGCCAACTGCGAGAAGTCGTCACCATGCAGCGCGTCGAACTACGGCGAGGTGCAGATCTACGACCTGAAGGTCCAGCACAGCTGA
- a CDS encoding NUDIX hydrolase: MTDQLDNSAATGKVAAEPSRAADPAPWELLGEEPGFRRFLTVRLRRYRMPDGRVVDWDVLGPEAGLSAGITVLPLTPEGRIVTIRMFRAGPDSVVTNLPGGLVEPGEDVAVAGARELEEETGYTCETLDVAGWQWSGASSTFRKYVAIARGCRPDGKQQLDDAEDCVPIELTVDAFRAELRTPGAMTGIDAAYLALDFAGLL; the protein is encoded by the coding sequence GTGACGGACCAACTAGACAACTCAGCCGCCACCGGCAAGGTGGCGGCTGAGCCGTCTCGGGCGGCGGATCCGGCGCCGTGGGAGTTGCTGGGGGAGGAGCCTGGGTTCCGGCGGTTTCTGACGGTGCGGCTGCGGCGGTACCGGATGCCGGACGGGCGCGTGGTGGACTGGGACGTGCTCGGGCCCGAGGCAGGCCTCAGCGCTGGGATCACCGTGCTGCCGTTGACACCGGAGGGCCGGATCGTGACGATCCGGATGTTCCGCGCCGGTCCCGACAGCGTCGTCACGAACCTCCCCGGCGGCCTCGTCGAGCCCGGCGAGGACGTGGCCGTCGCCGGAGCGCGGGAACTCGAGGAGGAGACCGGCTACACCTGCGAGACGCTCGACGTGGCCGGCTGGCAGTGGTCCGGCGCCTCCTCGACGTTCCGCAAGTACGTCGCGATCGCGCGCGGCTGCCGCCCCGACGGCAAGCAGCAACTCGACGACGCCGAGGACTGCGTCCCGATCGAGCTGACCGTGGACGCGTTCCGTGCCGAGCTGCGCACTCCCGGTGCGATGACCGGAATCGACGCCGCCTATCTCGCGTTGGACTTCGCAGGACTTCTTTGA
- the prcB gene encoding proteasome subunit beta, with the protein MTFDASGRLPEAFLTPGGSSFMDFLAGHAPDLLPGRRSLGQGDLSNDVPHGTTIVAATFPGGVVMAGDRRATMGNIIAQRDIEKVFPADEYSAVAFAGSAGFGIEMVRLFQVELEHYEKLEGATLSLDGKANRLSALIRGNLPMAMQGLTVVPLFAGYDEDIEGGRIFSYDPTGGRYEETHFHSVGSGSLFARGALKKLYRQDLSETDCVTVTIQSLIDAADDDSATGGPDMLRRIFPVVGVVTADGYRRLPEDEVAALVDAAWAQRHSRPDGPASASLT; encoded by the coding sequence ATGACATTCGATGCCTCCGGCCGGCTGCCGGAAGCCTTCCTGACCCCGGGCGGCTCGTCGTTCATGGACTTCCTGGCCGGGCACGCGCCCGACCTGCTGCCCGGACGACGGTCCCTGGGGCAGGGTGACCTGTCCAACGACGTCCCGCACGGTACGACGATCGTCGCGGCCACCTTCCCCGGTGGCGTCGTGATGGCCGGCGACCGGCGGGCCACGATGGGCAACATCATCGCCCAGCGTGACATCGAGAAGGTGTTCCCGGCCGACGAGTACTCGGCGGTCGCCTTCGCCGGCTCGGCCGGTTTCGGGATCGAGATGGTCCGGTTGTTCCAGGTGGAGCTGGAGCACTACGAGAAGCTCGAGGGCGCCACGCTCAGCCTGGACGGCAAGGCCAACCGGCTGAGCGCGCTGATCCGCGGCAACCTGCCGATGGCGATGCAGGGCCTCACCGTGGTGCCGCTGTTCGCCGGGTACGACGAGGACATCGAGGGCGGCCGGATCTTCTCCTACGACCCGACCGGCGGGCGGTACGAGGAGACCCACTTCCACAGTGTCGGCTCGGGCTCGCTGTTCGCCCGCGGCGCGCTGAAGAAGCTCTACCGCCAGGACCTGTCCGAGACCGACTGCGTCACGGTGACGATCCAGTCGCTGATCGACGCGGCCGACGACGACTCCGCGACCGGCGGGCCGGACATGCTGCGGCGGATCTTCCCGGTGGTCGGCGTGGTCACCGCGGACGGCTACCGGCGGCTGCCGGAGGACGAGGTGGCGGCGCTGGTCGACGCGGCGTGGGCGCAGCGGCACTCGCGTCCCGACGGCCCGGCCTCGGCGTCCCTGACCTGA
- a CDS encoding ubiquitin-like protein Pup, whose protein sequence is MAKDGGQQHKQPKRSSTEEEIEQVETSEDVAERKERLDEDVDSILDEIDEVLEENAEEFVRGFVQKGGE, encoded by the coding sequence ATGGCGAAGGACGGCGGTCAGCAGCACAAGCAGCCGAAGCGTTCCTCGACCGAGGAAGAGATCGAGCAGGTCGAGACATCGGAGGACGTGGCCGAGCGCAAGGAACGGCTCGACGAGGACGTCGACTCGATCCTCGACGAGATCGACGAGGTGCTCGAGGAGAACGCGGAGGAGTTCGTCCGCGGGTTCGTGCAAAAGGGTGGGGAGTGA